The genomic window TCGAGGCGCTGGAGCTGCACCTGGATCGCATCCACCCGTAGGTGTCCCCGCTGGTTGACTTGTTCAGAGACGCGCTTCGAACTGGTTGATCTCGAACACCACCGGGATGCGTAGTCGGCCGAAGACGTAAGGCAGCGGGGCGGCCTCCTGTGCACCTAGCTCGGCAGCCGCATCGAGCGCTTTGCTTCCCGAACTCTCAACGGTTGAGATTTCGCTGGCGCGACCCTGCGCATCGATCAAGAACTCGATGAGCGTGGTGCCCTCGACCCCGCGGCGGCGAGCGACGGGCGGGTAGACGACCGCTTCCTGTACGCGTTGCCGGATCTCCGCGATCCTCGCCATCACGGTCGGAGCTTCCGGCATCGCATCGATCTCAGCCGGGTCCACTACCGGGCGGCCCTCCGCCTGGGCGTACGCCAGGCCCGCCGCAAGCATTGCGGCGCCGATCGAAATCAATCCCGTCCAATGCCCCAAGTTCGCTCCTCGGTCTTCCAGGGGGGCGGAGGCTTAGCAGGCGCCCAGGAAGACGGTCAACCGGTGCCTCCCGGCGAGCCCAGGACGGCGCGAAGGGCCCCCTCGAGCCTGGATACGCTCTCCGGCCGGGCGTTCTCGCCCATCAGACCGACCCTCCAGACACTGCCGGCCAGCTTCCCGAGCCCACCTCCGACCTCGATGCCATGCTCGTCGAGGAGCCGTCGGCGGATTCCCGCTTCGTCAGCGTCGCCTACGGCGTCGGGCAGACGAAGCGTCGTGAGCGGCGGTAGCCGCACCGCTTCATCGACCAGAGGTTCGAAGCCAAGCGTGCCGAGCCGCTGCACGAGCACACGCTGGGCCTCCCGGTGTCGTGCCGTGCGAGCGGCCAGACCTTCCTCTTCGACGATTCGGAGGCCTTCGACGAGGCCGAAGATCGCCGAGATCGGAGCGGTGTGATGGTAGACGCGTTCGCCGCCGTAGTACCCAGCCAGCAGGGACACATCCAGGTACCAGCTCTGCACCGGCGTCGCCCGGCCCTGGATGTGGTTCACGGCACGCTCGCTGAACGAAACCGGCGAGAGCCCGGGCGGGCACGAGAGGCACTTCTGGGTTCCGCTGTACGCGGCATCGATGCCCCAAGCGTCGAGTTCGAGCGGAAGCCCGGCGAGCGACGTCACACAATCGAGGACGACGAAGGCGCCCACCTCCCGGGCCGCGCTGGCGATTTCTGGAACGGGCTGCAGCACGCCCGTCGATGTCTCAGCGTGAACGAAGGCCACGACACGCGGCCGCACCCGTTCGATCTCGGCCCGCATCGCGGCTGTATCCAAGGCGGTGCCCCACTCGGCATCCACCCGTGTCACACGGGCTCCAATCCGGCTCGCCACTTCTGCCATTCGAGTGCCGAAGACACCCGCCACGCCGACGACGATGTCGTCTCCGCGCTCGAGCAGGTTGCACAGGCAAGCTTCCATTCCGGCACTGCCGGTGGCCGAAAGCGGAAGGGTGAGCGCATTCTCGGTTCCGAACAACCGCCGTAGACGCTCCTGGGCCTCGTCCATCAAGGCCAGGAAGAGCGGATCGAGGTGGCCGACGAGCGGTTGCGACATCGCCTCGAGCACGCGCGGATGCGCGTTCGAAGGGCCAGGACCGAGAAGCAGGCGAGGGGGAAGCGCGTTCATGGGTGAGACGGTAGCCGTCGATCCACGCGACACGGTAGCCGTCGATTGACATCGCCTCGCCCCCTCGTACCTTTCGTCTCGGAGCGGCCCCCCGCCTTCTCACCCCGATCCGAACGGCCCCAGGAGGTGTTCACGTGACCCCCGGCCGCAAGATCATTCCCCTGGCCGCAGTGGCGCTGGCGGCGATTGCGGCATGGGCGCTCGCGACGTTCGAGCCGAGCCCGGGGGCGCCGGCCGAGCCCGTGCCGACCCACGACCGGATCGACGATGCCTCTCGGGCCGAGTTGGGTCGGTTGCTTCGCGATTCGAGGGAGGAAGAGTGAACCCGCCGAATCGTCTCATCGCGACCCCTCTGATTGCAACCCGGCAGGATCGGGAGGCCGAGGAGCGCGAGCGGCTAGCGCCGTTCGCCCAGCGGAGTGGGGACTCCCGAGGCCGGCTGCATCCGGAGCCCGAGCACCCCCACCGCACCGCCTTCGCGCGGGATCGCGATCGCATCGTGCATTGCCGCGCCTTTCGGCGCCTCGAGTACAAGACCCAGGTGTTCGTGTTTCACGAGGGTGACCACGAACGCAACCGGCTCACGCACACACTGGAAGGCAGCCAGATCGCACGAACGTTGGCCCGAGGGTTGCGCTTGCACGAAGACCTGGCGGAGGCCGTGGTACTCGCCCATGACCTGGGGCACACGCCCTTCGGCCACGCCGGCGAGAAGGTGCTCGACGGCTGGATGCAGAAGGACGGCGGTTTCGATCACAACCGCCAGACGATGCGCGTCGTCGATTGGCTGGAGGATCGCTACCCGGGCTTTCGCGGCTTGAACCTGACGCACGAAACGAGGGAGGGCATCGCGAAACATGGTTGTGAATGGGACCACCCGGTGGCGGTCCCGGAGCTTCAGCAGAGCCCATCTCTCGAAGCCCAGGTCGCGGATCAATCCGACGAGATCGCCTACCTGAACCACGATCTCGACGACGGCCTCCGCTCGGGCCTGCTCACGCTGGGCCAGCTCGAAGAGGTAACGCTCTGGGCCGAGAGCCGTGTCCACGTGGAAACGGAGTACGGAAAACTCGAGGCGCCGGTCGTGCGGGCGCAGGTGATCGTGGCCCTGGTCAACCGCCTCGTGACTGATTTTCTGGGAGCCTCGGCGGCCCGATTGGCCAAGAACGCGCCCACCACGGTCGAAGAGGTCCGGAAGGCCCCCTGCCTGGCTGGTTTTTCGGAGGAAATCGAGTCACTTAAGGGACAATTGAAGGAATTCCTTTCAGTCCATCTGTACAACCACCCCGAAGTCGTGGGTCGAAGCCAGATGGCCGTTGAGGTCATCGGGACCCTCGTCCAGGCGTATCGGAGCGATCCTGTGCAACTTCCGGCCCACGTGGTGGCGCGATTCCCCGAGGAAGGCGAAGCTCGCGCGATAGCTGACTACATCGCGGGCATGACCGATCGGTTTGCGCTCGCGGAACACGAAAAACTGCTGGAATCCCGATGACCCTGGAGGGGGAACGAGACGACGTACAGCTGGTGCTGGTGACCGCTCCGGATGGAGAGGTCGGAGCACGGCTTGGCCGTATCCTCGTTGAAG from bacterium includes these protein-coding regions:
- a CDS encoding energy transducer TonB; translation: MGHWTGLISIGAAMLAAGLAYAQAEGRPVVDPAEIDAMPEAPTVMARIAEIRQRVQEAVVYPPVARRRGVEGTTLIEFLIDAQGRASEISTVESSGSKALDAAAELGAQEAAPLPYVFGRLRIPVVFEINQFEARL
- a CDS encoding aminotransferase class V-fold PLP-dependent enzyme, with amino-acid sequence MNALPPRLLLGPGPSNAHPRVLEAMSQPLVGHLDPLFLALMDEAQERLRRLFGTENALTLPLSATGSAGMEACLCNLLERGDDIVVGVAGVFGTRMAEVASRIGARVTRVDAEWGTALDTAAMRAEIERVRPRVVAFVHAETSTGVLQPVPEIASAAREVGAFVVLDCVTSLAGLPLELDAWGIDAAYSGTQKCLSCPPGLSPVSFSERAVNHIQGRATPVQSWYLDVSLLAGYYGGERVYHHTAPISAIFGLVEGLRIVEEEGLAARTARHREAQRVLVQRLGTLGFEPLVDEAVRLPPLTTLRLPDAVGDADEAGIRRRLLDEHGIEVGGGLGKLAGSVWRVGLMGENARPESVSRLEGALRAVLGSPGGTG
- a CDS encoding deoxyguanosinetriphosphate triphosphohydrolase; protein product: MGARDVRAEPGGAGRARADPRPDRRCLSGRVGSVASRFEGGRVNPPNRLIATPLIATRQDREAEERERLAPFAQRSGDSRGRLHPEPEHPHRTAFARDRDRIVHCRAFRRLEYKTQVFVFHEGDHERNRLTHTLEGSQIARTLARGLRLHEDLAEAVVLAHDLGHTPFGHAGEKVLDGWMQKDGGFDHNRQTMRVVDWLEDRYPGFRGLNLTHETREGIAKHGCEWDHPVAVPELQQSPSLEAQVADQSDEIAYLNHDLDDGLRSGLLTLGQLEEVTLWAESRVHVETEYGKLEAPVVRAQVIVALVNRLVTDFLGASAARLAKNAPTTVEEVRKAPCLAGFSEEIESLKGQLKEFLSVHLYNHPEVVGRSQMAVEVIGTLVQAYRSDPVQLPAHVVARFPEEGEARAIADYIAGMTDRFALAEHEKLLESR